GACACCCGGTCGGGTGCGTGCCAAGGCCGGTCTGCTGTCGTTGCGCAAGATCGCCCAGATGACCGGGATCGCCTACCCGACGCTGCTGCGCTACGTGGCGCGGCACGGACAGGGGATCCCGCAGCAGGGGACGGGGCGCAAGCGCCGCTTCCCACCCGAGGCCGTGCCGGTGTTCGTCGCGCTGCGCCAGCATCGCGGCCGCCTGCCGCGCGGCGAAGAGGTCGCCGCGCGCGGCCGGAAGGGCGGCGACCCGCAGCTCGTGCGCCGCTTGCAGGCGCTCGAGGAGGCGCATGCCGAGCTCACGCGCAAGCTCCGTCGCCTGCAGCGGATGCTCGATCGCCCCTGGCGGGTGACCCTCAGCCGGAGCCGTTGAGCCGGGCCTCGGCGTCGCGCGCCGCGGCGTCGAGGTGATCCCACCCGGCCTCGGGGAGCGGCTCGATCCCGCGCGGTGTCGCGATCTCGACGACCGGGCGGGCGAGCGCGATCCCGACCGGTCGCGCGCCGAAGTGTGCCGGCGGCACCGTCCGCGACGGCAGCGAAAAAAGCAGCACGTAGTCCTCGCCGCCGCCGAGCGCGGCGGCGAGCGGATCGATCCCCAGCTGCTCGAGCAGTCGTCCCGTGGCACGCTCCGGAAGCAGGGCGGCAGAATCGAGGCGGGCGCCGACGCCGCTCGCACGACAGAGCCGGTGGAGATCGCGCGAGAGACCGTCGGAGACGTCGAGCCCGCCGCCGTCGCGGCGCCTGGCGAGCCATGCGCCGAGGTCGAGCTGCGGGCTCGGCAGCAGATGCCGGCGCACCGCGCGGCGGGCCGCTGCGGCGAGCGCCGGCGGCAGGCCGAGGGGCGCCGGGAGGACCGCTCGACCTCGCTCCCAACCGGCGCCGCGCCGCACCAGCTCGCGACCGGCGAGCGACTCGCCGACCGTTCCGCCGAGCCAGAGTCGATGGCCGGCCCGTACGCCGTCGCGCCGCACCCAGCGACCGCCGGAGCGACGCTTGCCGAGCAGCGTGAGCGAGCTCGACAAGCGGGGTGCCGAGGCGAGATCGCCGCCGGCGAGCTCGACGCCGAAGCGCGAGAGCTCGCCGAGCAGCGCGGCGAGGAAGCGCCGATGGGGAAATCCGGCCGGCGCGGCGAGAGCGAGGAAGGCCAGCCAAGGCTCCGCGCCGCTCGCCGCGAGATCGGAGAGGTTCACCGCGGCGAGCCGCCGCGCCACGACGTCGGGCGGCACGTGCGGGAGGAAGTGGACCCCTTCGATCTGATGGTCGAGCGTCACGGCGATCCCGCCGCCTTCGTCGAGAAAGGCGACGTCGTCGCCGAGCCGATGCCCCGGGCCGAGCCGGCGTTGCAGCCAGCCGAGCAGCCGATCCTCGGCGCCGCTCACGACCGGCTCGCGCGCGGGGCGCGCGCGGTGGCTCGCCGCGCACGCTTCGGCCCGCCGGAGCGGCCGGGCTCCGGCGCGGCGGTGTCGACGAGCGCGAGCGGCGGCACCTCGCCGAACGTGGTGACGAAGACGAGCTCGAGGCCGCGGCGCTGGGCGAGCGGAATCTCCTCGGCGTCGCGCCGGTTCGCCGCGGGCAGCACGACGGTGGTGGCCCCGGCGGCGCGCGCGGCGAGGACCTTTTCGCGGATGCCGCCGACCGGCAGCAGGTCGCCGCGCAGCGTGACTTCGCCGGTCATCGCCAGGCGGCGCCGCACCGGCCGCCCGGTGGCCAGCGAGAGCAGCGCGATGCCGAGCGTCAGGCCGGCCGACGGACCGTCTTTCGGCGTGCCTCCGCCGGGGACGTGGACGTGCAGGTCGTGGCGGGCGAAGAACTCGGCACATCCCGGTCGACCGGCGGTCATCGCGCGCACGTGGGTGAGCGCCGCCTGGGCCGACTCGCGCATCACCTCGCCGAGCTGTCCGGTGAGCTGGAGCTTCCCTTCGCCCGGCGCGGCCAGCGCCTCGACGAAGAGGAGCTCGCCGCCGGCAGCGGTCCAGGCCAGCCCGGCCGCGACGCCGACGCGGTCTTCGGGCAGCACCGCCTCGTGCGGGAACGGCGGTGGCCCGAGCGGCTCGGCGAGGCCTTCCGGGGCCAGCCGTCCGAACGTCGGGCGACCTTCGACCTTCGCCCGGGCGGTCTTGCGGCAGAGCGCGGCGATGCGGCGGCCGAGCTCGCGCACGCCGGCCTCGCGCGTGTAGTCGGCGGCGAGGGCGCGCAGCGTCGGCCGCGTCAGGGTGAGGTCGCGCGCCGTCAGGCCGTGGCGCGAGAGCTCCTGCGGCACGAGGTGCCGTGCGGCGATCGTCACCTTCTCCTCCAGCGCGTAGCCGGGCAGGCGCAGCAGCTCCATGCGGTCGAGGAAGGCCGGGTGGATCGGGTCGACGACGTTCGCGGTGGAGAGGAAGAGGACGCGCGAGAGGTCGTACGGCACGCCGAGGTAATGGTCGCGGAAGGTGCCGTTCTGCTCCGGGTCGAGCGCTTCGAGCAGGGCGGCCGTCGGGTCGCCGCGCAGGTCGGCGCCGACCTTGTCGATCTCGTCGAGCATGAAGACCGGATTCGACGTGCCGGCCTGGCTCAACCCCTGGAGGATCCGGCCTGGCATCGCCCCGACGTAGGTGCGGCGGTGACCGCGGATCTCCGCCTCGTCGCGCACCCCGCCGAGCGACAGGCGGACGAAGCGGCGCCCGAGGGCGCGCGCCACCGAGCGGCCGATCGAGGTCTTGCCGACTCCGGGCGGACCGACCAGGCAGAGGATCGGTCCGTGCGCCTCCGGGTTGAGCCGGCGCACGGCGAGGAACTCGACGAGCCGCTCCTTGACCTTGTCGAGGTCGAAGTGGTCCTCGTCGAGAACGCGGCGGGCGCGTGCGAGGTCGAGGTCGTCGGCGCTCGCCGTCGACCAGGGGAGGCCGGTGAGCCAGTCGAGGTAGGTCCGCACCACCGAGGTCTCGGCGCTGTCGGGCTGGCCGCGCTCGAGCCGGCGGATCTGCCGCTCGAGCTCCTCGCGGGCCTCGCCGCTCATCCCCTTCTGCTCGGCGGCGCGGCGGTAGGCGGCCACCTCTTCGGCGACGTCTTCGCCCTCGCCGAGCTCCTTCTGGATCGCCCGGATCTGGTGGCGCAGCAGGAACTCGCGGTGTCCGCGGTCGGCCTCGCCGCGCGCACGGTCGGCCATCTCCTGCTGCAGCGCGAGCTCGCGGAGCTCGGCGTCGAGCTGGGCGCCGACCCGTTCGAGCCGGACGGCGGGGTCGACCGTCTCGACCAGGCTCTGGGCGACCTCGCGCGACAGGTCGAGGTTGCTCGCCACGAGGTCGGCGAGGCGCCCCGGCTCCTCGACCGCGACGGCGATGGCGAGGACCTCCGGGGAGATCGGCTTGCCCAGCGAGGCGAGCTTCTCGAGCCCTTCGCGCAGATGGCGGACGAGCGCCCGCGTCGCCACGGTGGGGCGGCGCAGGCGGGCCTCGGGGAGGATCTCGAGGCGTGCCCGCAGGGCGTTGCCGCCGCCGACGAAGCGCGTGGCGCGCGCCCGGGCCTGCCCTTGCACGAGCAGGCGCAGGCGTCCGTCCGGCAGCTTGAGCAGCCGATGGATGACGGCGACGACGCCGACGCGCTCGAGCTGCTTGTCGCCCGGGTCGTCGACGGTCGGGTCGCGGACGCCGAGCAGC
This genomic window from Holophagales bacterium contains:
- a CDS encoding MerR family transcriptional regulator, coding for MAKKTRRPPARRPRQAPELLTLTDLARRAGISPATAHRYQKEHGDLLPSRGEGRTRRYLPSAVEVLRGLFTKKRRERGVGAPPRGPRKAAAGRRPGSAPRSARQATPGRVRAKAGLLSLRKIAQMTGIAYPTLLRYVARHGQGIPQQGTGRKRRFPPEAVPVFVALRQHRGRLPRGEEVAARGRKGGDPQLVRRLQALEEAHAELTRKLRRLQRMLDRPWRVTLSRSR
- a CDS encoding thiamine-monophosphate kinase; this translates as MSGAEDRLLGWLQRRLGPGHRLGDDVAFLDEGGGIAVTLDHQIEGVHFLPHVPPDVVARRLAAVNLSDLAASGAEPWLAFLALAAPAGFPHRRFLAALLGELSRFGVELAGGDLASAPRLSSSLTLLGKRRSGGRWVRRDGVRAGHRLWLGGTVGESLAGRELVRRGAGWERGRAVLPAPLGLPPALAAAARRAVRRHLLPSPQLDLGAWLARRRDGGGLDVSDGLSRDLHRLCRASGVGARLDSAALLPERATGRLLEQLGIDPLAAALGGGEDYVLLFSLPSRTVPPAHFGARPVGIALARPVVEIATPRGIEPLPEAGWDHLDAAARDAEARLNGSG
- the lon gene encoding endopeptidase La — translated: MSVRSAGGPAALPQVLPVLPLRDGPVLPFITAPLTVLGDRQVAAVDEALSGERRLLLLGVRDPTVDDPGDKQLERVGVVAVIHRLLKLPDGRLRLLVQGQARARATRFVGGGNALRARLEILPEARLRRPTVATRALVRHLREGLEKLASLGKPISPEVLAIAVAVEEPGRLADLVASNLDLSREVAQSLVETVDPAVRLERVGAQLDAELRELALQQEMADRARGEADRGHREFLLRHQIRAIQKELGEGEDVAEEVAAYRRAAEQKGMSGEAREELERQIRRLERGQPDSAETSVVRTYLDWLTGLPWSTASADDLDLARARRVLDEDHFDLDKVKERLVEFLAVRRLNPEAHGPILCLVGPPGVGKTSIGRSVARALGRRFVRLSLGGVRDEAEIRGHRRTYVGAMPGRILQGLSQAGTSNPVFMLDEIDKVGADLRGDPTAALLEALDPEQNGTFRDHYLGVPYDLSRVLFLSTANVVDPIHPAFLDRMELLRLPGYALEEKVTIAARHLVPQELSRHGLTARDLTLTRPTLRALAADYTREAGVRELGRRIAALCRKTARAKVEGRPTFGRLAPEGLAEPLGPPPFPHEAVLPEDRVGVAAGLAWTAAGGELLFVEALAAPGEGKLQLTGQLGEVMRESAQAALTHVRAMTAGRPGCAEFFARHDLHVHVPGGGTPKDGPSAGLTLGIALLSLATGRPVRRRLAMTGEVTLRGDLLPVGGIREKVLAARAAGATTVVLPAANRRDAEEIPLAQRRGLELVFVTTFGEVPPLALVDTAAPEPGRSGGPKRARRATARAPRASRS